The window ATCCATATAAAAATTTGGATTAGGTTAAGCCTAATTAATTTTCAGATAAATCTTGAACTAGTATtgattatatgtaatatatgtcCAGGTAACTTACCTAAACTGTCGTATAGAGGTACATAAGTTATCCCTTGGCTCATGCAGGCCTGCAATATAACTGATTAGAGATACTCTATGAtagaggaaaaaaatatttaaacccaaaattttataattatgaatcAAGCCAAAAGTTTTGTTATACCTCCATCGCGATAATCCATTCTGGACAATTAGATCCGTATATTCCACAACAGTTTCCCtaatccacaaaaaaaaaaaaaagaatttagaCAAACTATGATTTCGCCTATAACTTCCGGTTGATCTATATACatgattgattggaacgaaaaCATTATTATAGGAGATAGGAAGGTACCGGATTAACGCCTCGGCTTCTGATTGCTGATCCAATCCGCAATGCAGCATCGTGAGCTTCCCTATATGTGATCCATGTGTATGGACCGACCTATATACACATTATTTCAAATGATATGAAACacatcaaaaatgatataaatttgTTGACAGAATAAATTGAAATGAAGTTATTTAGTGGTCAACACTAAAATGTTATATAGCTTTTTTTTACCTTGGAATCAACCGTTACGCGCCGGCCTAACATTTGCTCATTCGGATATTGCTTCACAGCCTCACTGGAACAATAATACATACAAGAAGCAAGACAAGTTCTGTTATTATGTATACAGTATACCCTAGAAAACATATACTTCTGCTGTTCTGTAATGTAAGTTAtacagaaatatatatatttttattatatattggtTTCATATTTCTatgtaacttttatatttttggatattgtgTAACCaaatatattctattttttttgtatgattAATTAAACGATACTTACTTTATAAAGTTCAGTTATAAGTTTTGAAAAACTATTTTTCTTGATATATGTACTTTTAGTTAAACAGCTTATATTAATGCAATAAATAGTATTTAACATTTATCACACATGAATTTTTATTGCTTAGCAGAATTAATCAGCACTGGACCAACAATTAATTACTTTACAATCGTAAAGGGTGTCAAAATCCATACCTAAATAGCTGCCAAGGAGAATCAAGATCAGCAGGAAGATCGAGGAGGCCATCTTTAGCGTATTTACATCGATAAACCGGTCCTGCCGATGGATGCTCTGCGGTGGCTTGCCGTCCTTCTTCCATTATCACCACATGATCAGCAGCTGCAGCCATATGTGTATTAATATTACCCTTACAAATAAAGATGAAACGGGAATGGTGAATGAGGAAGATGAGGAATGTGAATGTCTATTTGAAGATTGAAAAAAACGTATTGAGGTTAATAAAAGTCTCTGTGTATCGGTGGTGAAGTCTGGAGATTGCAGTTATGAGTTAGAGGAAGTGGTTGAGCAATAACTTCACTCTCACAGTTGGTGTATTTCTGACCGGTTTTTAATTGCGCCTTTATTGGGAGTCTatctttctttgtttgtttgtcatctgtagaatttaatattttaatattatatgtgTGTATCTATGTGTTATATGCAAGTAGATTTGGTGGGCTTGAatcttgtgttttctttttcgACTTCTTTTGCTTTGGTGGGTTTGAATCTTAGAAAAAGTCAGAATATAACGAGTAATTAAACCAAACGTAGACTATCTAATTAACCCAATTTTCATGTGACGGATTCATGGTCAAATCAGTTATTACATCCAACCCGGCTATATAATCAATTCATTGTCAAACCCGATCTAACTATCGGGTCGATCCGGTTTTTAAATACTACAAATGACAGTTTGATGAGAGAAGAGATTGACTTCTCTTTACAAAACAACCATTAAAGAGTGAGACTATGAGACCTTCATAATTTAACTATGTTTAGTATTTCATCCGTTTCACAAAGAtctatattttagagaaaaaaaattgtttcaaaaagatatatgttttatattttcaatacataaattaattgaaaattataaatttcaaaaaaacataataataattataaatattttattgatcAAAAGTTGTGGGAAATAGTTGATAATGTAAAATATTGTATTGGAaactaaaatttgatattttttttagtaagTGTGAAAAACCTAAAACATATATATCTTTCTGAAACGGAGAGACTAATAAGCAGAGCAAAAACAAAAGTCTGTCTGTCATAATAGAAGAATGACCAGTGCCGGCGCATAAACATCGGTCTTCTCTGAAGCCGAGGTCCCACGGTCATCTTATGCTCTTCCTCCTCGCGTTCCAGATATCCGTGAGTTAGGCCGATAAATATTCCCAACTCCTTTGTAATGGATTTGGGTCCAACAGTGACGTAAAAAACTGTTTCTTCCGATGTGTCACTTTGATATTAAAACTGTACCAAATTCAAAACCGTTTAAATTCTGGTTTTTATTTAACACCCGTTTTCTAATATGACTATTTTTATAACCATCAATGGTTGGATGTGAGAACAGAATTACTTAACGTGTTAGTGTTACTACAAAGACATGAAAAAAATGATCTCTCATAAACTGATTTTAGTAATACTATATACTAACGAGAAACAGGGCGGTTTCTCTGTTATTACCTGGTGCAGTCCTACTAAACAAATGGTCCAAGTTTATCTATTAGATGGAATAGTACacaaacaataaacaaaaaccaAGCCAAATAAAGAAGAAACAAGATCATTCTTCACAGCATTGACTGATGAGCCAACAACATCCTGGCGCCACTGTAAACCAACTCCGCATCATCTGTATGCAAAAGTGTAAACCGGTTCAGACCCAACCAAAACATAATTCAGACAAGAATTGTTAGTCCATACCAGTAAGAAGATCGAGGTCGAACTCAGGAGGCACATTATCATCTGACTCAACCGCAGCTTTAGCAGAAGCAATGCCAACCGCTAAACTCTGGAACAGATCTAAACCATCGCTCAGCGACGCAACTGTACCGCCTACTAGGCAATCCCCTGCACCAGTAAGCTTCTTGACTTTGGCTGGGACGGTTGGGAAATGCATCGCAAAAAGACTCGAGCCGTGACTCAATCCCGGTTCAGAAAACCGGTTCGGTGAACATGTGAATTGTACCCTTTTGAACATCTCTCCACTAAGCTTCCGGTTTATGTCGAGAGCCTTATTCGGATTACCCTTTGAGCATAGGAGAGCTCCATTGGAGCCAAGTGTTACAATAACAACTTTAATACCAGTTTCAAGAAGAACCAAAATAGCTGGCTTCAACGCACAGAAAACATCTTGTGGTAAAAGCTTGTTGACTTCTGGTTCAAGGGTTTTGAACATGTTCCTTGCGCAGAGAGTGTTGGCCATTGCTATGAGCTCGTGTTGGTTTGGTGATACTACAGTTACCTATtcagaaaacaaaacataaatccTTTTTTGATTTCACGTAAACATTGACGAGTGTGGAGACATAACACTCACATACTTGGCGATTGAGGCGATTCTCTGGGACTTTGTGACAGACACGGGCTCAAACCAGACAGGAACATTGAACTCTGCAGCCacttgaagaaaaaaaaatcttcgtTAGGAAGAGAGACAATCAAACGGAGGAAGTATTAAGAAGTACATTTGCAAGATGCTTCCAAAGCAAGATCGCTAAGATTGGCATCAATCACAAGGACAGGAGCGGAGCTTATGTTTGGTTCAAACCGCTGGATCCAGTCAGGTGTCAGAAACTTCTCCTGCCAGAGGAAACATTGTAAAACGAACGATAAAGTCATAACTGGCTGAGAATGAGAAGATACGTACAACAGCATCCACACGGGCAACGCCAGCAGCAACTTCTCCGTGAATGTCATATACAAGAGATACAATGGGAGTAGTGATGTCTTCACGTCTCAAGATTCCTGGATAGCTCAAAAGACTTTTCAACTAAATCATGCATCAATCGATTTGCTTATTTAATCTAACCTTCGGTAGAGAGCTGCCAGTCTTTCAATAATACACTGGCTGTGAAAAGAAGCCATATTAAGCTCTCAGAAGAAAGAGTTCAATGAAGAGAAGAGTGTTGAAACAGACCTGGGCCATCGATCCCCAAAGCACCAATCATGAAGGGTCTTATTCCAAGCTTGAAGATGCATTCAGCTACATTTCTCGCTACACCACCAGGTGCAAACAACACCTTTTACAAAACATAAGAAGCATATATAAAACAACTATAGTCACGTCACACACATGAGGTTCGCAAGATCATTGACTTATGATTTGTTTTTCTTCCTTTAGATTCAATCTTATGATTGGATCAAGTATAGACGAGATTTGATTGCACacgagagagggagagagagagagagagagagttatgaGAACCCAACCTGGCCTGGGACGGTGGTTCCGGAGATTGGTGCGGTTGAAGAAGGCTTTGCGTGAACATCCAGAATCAGAGCACCGACTAGGACTGGCGAACCCACATCATCTCCCCCTCCCATTTTCCTCAGATTCTCTCGCTAATTGCTAGTATTCAGTACTCAGTAGCCTCTTCCGACACACAGAATTGATCTCTTTTGTtctcttttgtctttttctaTTTGTCTCTCTTCTAAAAATGTTATGTTAGAAAACTTTAGTCCAAAATACGTAGCCATTAAATTATAATGGGATTGCtgaaaatgatttaaaacttgatttgattttgaatccaaaatatattttaattcaatcaaatgaaaattatatttatatccaaaaattaaatttatatttaaaaataaactttaatttttgaaaaaaataatatttcacatataaaatataattacatatataattaaatataattcactgttgtcataaaatatatataaattagtatacatatatgaaaaaaatcaaatcttcaAATATTAGAAAAGTATTATGTATGCATGGACGAATCACCTAGTTAAATTTGTAAGTTGCAGTATAAGTAAATCAAAatctttaaatattaaaaagtattgaATGAATGCGACTAATCACCTAACTAAGTGCAGTATACAACAACATGCACTTGAATTTGTTTATAAAGATAAAAGTACGGTCGAGAAACCTCTAAACCGATGATAATAAACATCAATAAGCTttactaattattatataacTAAACACAATTACTACTAAGCAAGCAGATAACTTATATCTTAAAATTCGCCGATTATCATAACCATAAACTCTTCGAAGCTCAGATAACCATTGCCATCTGCATCAACGGTTTTAACCATCTCGGCACATTTCTCTTCAGTGCATTCCTTCCCAAGCCCAATCATGGCTGCATGGAACTCACTGGAAGTAATCTTTCCGTCACCGTCAGCATCGCATAAAGCAAAAGCTTCTTTCAACATTTTATCAACAGATGAAGCAAACTCGTCGGAGCTGAGCTCGCCATCACCATCCACATCAATGTCCTTGAACATTTGTGTGACTTCTTTCTCAGAAATGTTTAGAGAGAAAGCAAGAACCGCTTCACGGAACTCGTCTAGCGAGAGTTTACCGTTTTTGTTCTTGTCGAACTTCTCGAAAATCTGTTTTGCAGACATGTTTTATTATATGCTCGAACTTCTTTTGTTTATAATGTGATGTGTGAAATGTGACATACTAAGTTCTTGTATTTATAGGATTTGACAACcataaaccaaaaaaactacaaaatctAATAGTTTAAGCCAtgattaaataaaacaaaaatatgatagaaaataataaaatactaaatgaaaaacttttaaaataggaaatattagaaaatatatgTAGATCTTATCCTGCCTAATGGATTTGTTTCAtctactttttatttttgacgACAGATTTGTTTCATCTAATTATTAAAAGTTCACTGTATTTCAATAATAACATATTGTGTAATTTAACTGATGGGCCAACCTAGAACAATATTAACCTCTACCTTCTTATAAAAGAAATAGATTAGATAACAAAATGTTCATATTAACaaagttgtcaaaaaaaaaaatgttcatatTAAGGTTCTTTTCACCAAATTAGATGAATTTTCAACACACGTGAAGTTTGTAAGTTACAAACTTAAAGTGTTTTTAATTTATCTTAGTTATGATAATTTTCAAAACATGGATGAAaacatattcatatataattgtTTTGAGTAGATATGAAAACGTGTCATGCTCAACTTGTAAACGTCCAGAGAAAAGGAGGCAGGTTAGCCCGCTGACCAAGGTTATAAGAAATTCAGAGTAACTGGGGAACAGAGGGCAAGCGATAAAAGAAGACAAGAGGAGAGGTGAGAAAGCTTGATGAAGATCCTCGTTAGTGGTGATTACTGATTAGGGTTTGGAAAGAATCGATTCTTTTTCCTCTTACAAGCCAACACATGTTAATAATatcatactccctccgtttcaaaatagatatgttttagagagtttttgatgtttcaaaatagatgatattttcatatttcaaagtatcttttaactttatcaaaaactgtgtaaccaattatattttgtaatatgttttgtaattggttgaataatttttaatttatattttagtgatactttttagataaaaaacaagTTTCTTAATATTTGTGTCCAACCTAAAACTTCATGTATTTTGTACAGAGGGAGTATCTTTTTACAACATCATTTTCGAGATCGTCTCATTAGGGAAATAACAAAATGGGTCTGCTCCAAACAGGACGATGTGAATACTGAATACGTAAAATGAGTTTTCGTTACAAAGAATCAAGCTTGCACCTCAAGTTATCGAAAACTCCCACACCAACCTTTTTTTGGTCATATCAAAAGTCAAAACCTTaagaaaccaaagaaaaaaacaagaaactcAAATGTTCACCTTAAAATAAACTACCATTGGAAAGATTCGAAGAGAGGGGAGGAGAGAAACAAGAATTAGCAAACAAGTAAATGAAAAGATAATTCTGATGAATTTTACCTGCAAATTATGCAACTCTGGTTACTTCTCGATGCCTTGTTGCAGATACTGAATCAAGTCGTATCCAGCAGTAGTCCACTTGTTATACGCATCGGTACAAACATGGATCATGAAATGTGCAGCTTCGCGTTCACTCATCTCTGGGTGAAATCTTTTCCTCAGATTTCCAATTGGATCTCCTCTGCTAAAGCAAGGCAATCCACTCTCTAGCATCATTTGCACCGTACTTATGATTCCATCCATGTACCGGCGAGCAGCTAAGTATCCTTTCACGCACAAGCTTTTTATGCAGACAAGAAAATACATGTATCTCTCAGAACAAACATGTTATAAGGACAGATAGGAGGATTCGAGAAAGTTACCTCACAAATTGATGCCATGTTTTGCTTTTCATAACACCTGAGGGATCTAGCAACTGAGTCATTTCGTGACTCAGTTTGAAGTGAGCGCTCTCGAACCTCATGTTTCCACCAGGTGAAGTTTCCAATATGAAACCAAAGTCGATGTGGACAAGTCTTCCCACGCTACATTACCATAACACACATTGTAATGTCCATATCACCAACTGAAAAGAACAAAAGGAGACCGCAGGAGAGGAAACATACTCGTCAAAGAGGAGATTTCCGTTGTGTCTGTCTTTGGGTTGGAGTAAAAGACTAGCCACAGCATAACCGGCACTGCTGATGAGGAAGTTCTCTCGTGCTGTTTCAAAGGTGGCTGAACCGACTGGTCCATAGTCTTGTTGAAAAATCTCATACAAACCCCCGTCCGTTGTTTCACCCATTTGACTTCTGCTTCGTGTATTAGGCACTACCTGTTGATAAAGGAAAGAAAAGAGGTGTGAAATTTTCTGATGCCACCATATCTAGTTTAACCAGCAAGAGAAATAAGTTTCAGACAAACACATTTTAGCCGAGTTTACCTCAATTATTCCTCTCTCGTCGCCAGTTGGGAGTACTCCATATGGAAAAACATAAAGATTAAGACCAACCGCTTGAAATATGTCTCTAAGAAGAGATATCACTTGAAGCGCAAGAACATCTTGTCGGCAATCATCTCCGACCTGAATACAAGAGAGAATCAGACTGACAGCAAACAGATTTATCCTTTTGGGTATTTTGCAAATACTATACGAATCAAGAAACACATGACAGTACAATAGGTTTCTGTCGGCCtacaaatttagaaaaatgAATTGTATGAAATCATACAAGGTCTTACCTTGAAAATGCAAGCCTGCGGTTTTACATCACTATGGTCACCATCACGATCAACAACGTTAAAAGTAATCATGATAGGGACTTTGGCAGCTGATTGTAAGGGTATCCCACTGTCTACACGGATACCCCTTACAAGCTTGTTAGGAGCAGTTGGCAAATAAAGGTCATCTCCTTGCATTTCAATTTTCTCCAACTCCCTGCCATAGATAAGTATTAGATTAATCTTGCTTCTAACACATGCAGACCCATCCATAACATGATATGATTTAAGATAACAATTCTACCTCCTGATACCCGCTCTGCGTTCTTCTTTTGGAAGAGGAAATAGCACCCCGGATATAGATGTAACCTTGTCAAAGAAGTCAAACTCTCTAGTGAACATGTCCAAAGCACTGGGAGTGAAACCATCAATGATATGCTGCCGAACCTCCGGCAAAATTTCTTGGAATGCTGCATTCTGTAATTATTCGGAAGAAAGTAACAGGTGAGCTCAGAGTTTTACAGCCGACCAGTTCACAGCTATAGAACAAAGTTTCTACCACCATCTCTGTCCAAACAACCTACTATCCGTCTCACTACATCTTTTTCCAAAATATACTATCCAGGAACAATCTCATGCTAATACAGGGCTATGATCAGTCATGCAACCCATTTTAGAGATCTTGGAGTTATGTGCTTATAAGCAGCGGTCAAAGTGCCAAATCGAGAATATTTGCTGCTTCGTATAACGTGTGAAGAATAACCTAACCAGAGGACTTTGCAGATGTTTTCTGCAGGTCACCATATATTGCAACTCGAAATACTGTTTTGCACAATTATGGCCAGTACATTGTACTAGATGGCAACGCTTTTTAATAGTGTGGACGATTTTTAAGCAATATATCAGCAGTAATATAGATACTCCACTAGCCAACCAGTGTAAGATGCTGACTCCACGTAGAAACAAAGACCAATGAAATATAagtagaaaatataataatgggCAAAACCTTATCTATAGAACCCTCCTTTGGTGTTTCCTGAACAGCCTCACCCTGcattataagaaatattttaaaattaacaaatctCCGCAAAAATTTCAAGCAAAATTAACATCTTGCAATGTCACTATGTTAAACATACCTGCAAATGCCAAATGAGAATATGGGCAAATATGTCGC is drawn from Brassica rapa cultivar Chiifu-401-42 chromosome A05, CAAS_Brap_v3.01, whole genome shotgun sequence and contains these coding sequences:
- the LOC103868653 gene encoding uncharacterized protein LOC103868653 isoform X3; amino-acid sequence: MHLQAWNKTLHDWCFGDRWPSVLLKDWQLSTEGILRREDITTPIVSLVYDIHGEVAAGVARVDAVEKFLTPDWIQRFEPNISSAPVLVIDANLSDLALEASCKLAAEFNVPVWFEPVSVTKSQRIASIAKYVTVVSPNQHELIAMANTLCARNMFKTLEPEVNKLLPQDVFCALKPAILVLLETGIKVVIVTLGSNGALLCSKGNPNKALDINRKLSGEMFKRVQFTCSPNRFSEPGLSHGSSLFAMHFPTVPAKVKKLTGAGDCLVGGTVASLSDGLDLFQSLAVGIASAKAAVESDDNVPPEFDLDLLTDDAELVYSGARMLLAHQSML
- the LOC103868653 gene encoding uncharacterized protein LOC103868653 isoform X2 — translated: MGGGDDVGSPVLVGALILDVHAKPSSTAPISGTTVPGQVLFAPGGVARNVAECIFKLGIRPFMIGALGIDGPGILRREDITTPIVSLVYDIHGEVAAGVARVDAVEKFLTPDWIQRFEPNISSAPVLVIDANLSDLALEASCKLAAEFNVPVWFEPVSVTKSQRIASIAKYVTVVSPNQHELIAMANTLCARNMFKTLEPEVNKLLPQDVFCALKPAILVLLETGIKVVIVTLGSNGALLCSKGNPNKALDINRKLSGEMFKRVQFTCSPNRFSEPGLSHGSSLFAMHFPTVPAKVKKLTGAGDCLVGGTVASLSDGLDLFQSLAVGIASAKAAVESDDNVPPEFDLDLLTDDAELVYSGARMLLAHQSML
- the LOC103868653 gene encoding uncharacterized protein LOC103868653 isoform X1, whose translation is MGGGDDVGSPVLVGALILDVHAKPSSTAPISGTTVPGQVLFAPGGVARNVAECIFKLGIRPFMIGALGIDGPASVLLKDWQLSTEGILRREDITTPIVSLVYDIHGEVAAGVARVDAVEKFLTPDWIQRFEPNISSAPVLVIDANLSDLALEASCKLAAEFNVPVWFEPVSVTKSQRIASIAKYVTVVSPNQHELIAMANTLCARNMFKTLEPEVNKLLPQDVFCALKPAILVLLETGIKVVIVTLGSNGALLCSKGNPNKALDINRKLSGEMFKRVQFTCSPNRFSEPGLSHGSSLFAMHFPTVPAKVKKLTGAGDCLVGGTVASLSDGLDLFQSLAVGIASAKAAVESDDNVPPEFDLDLLTDDAELVYSGARMLLAHQSML
- the LOC103868654 gene encoding probable calcium-binding protein CML34, giving the protein MSAKQIFEKFDKNKNGKLSLDEFREAVLAFSLNISEKEVTQMFKDIDVDGDGELSSDEFASSVDKMLKEAFALCDADGDGKITSSEFHAAMIGLGKECTEEKCAEMVKTVDADGNGYLSFEEFMVMIIGEF